In one Synergistaceae bacterium genomic region, the following are encoded:
- a CDS encoding TetR family transcriptional regulator, which translates to MPRGSIELTNARKDEIINACASLYETMSFKDITIKEIGELTTFKRAAIYNYFQTKEEIFLALLQREYDLWADELNSITDNHERMTADEIAHELAHSLEKRQPMLKLFSMNHFDMEANSRLENLTEFKAAYGKSINAVEKCLEKFCLDMSGKDRQDFIYSFFPFIYGIYPYTFVSEKQRQAMESANINYVYLSIYEITYTCVKKLLGVQQ; encoded by the coding sequence ATGCCAAGAGGCTCAATAGAATTAACAAATGCTCGCAAGGACGAAATTATAAATGCATGTGCATCTCTTTATGAGACTATGAGCTTCAAAGACATTACTATTAAGGAAATAGGTGAGCTTACAACTTTTAAGAGAGCGGCGATTTATAATTATTTCCAGACTAAAGAAGAAATTTTCCTTGCATTGCTTCAGCGAGAATATGACCTTTGGGCCGATGAATTAAATTCAATAACTGACAATCACGAGAGAATGACAGCTGATGAAATTGCACACGAGTTAGCTCATTCACTGGAAAAAAGACAACCAATGCTAAAACTTTTTTCGATGAATCATTTTGATATGGAAGCTAATAGTAGGCTTGAAAATCTCACAGAATTTAAGGCAGCTTATGGAAAATCAATTAATGCCGTTGAAAAATGTCTAGAAAAATTTTGTCTTGATATGTCAGGAAAAGACCGTCAAGATTTTATTTATTCCTTTTTCCCGTTTATATATGGAATTTATCCCTATACATTCGTTAGTGAAAAACAGCGTCAGGCAATGGAATCAGCAAATATAAATTATGTTTATCTCTCAATTTATGAAATCACTTATACATGTGTCAAAAAACTTTTAGGAGTTCAGCAATGA